In Sesamum indicum cultivar Zhongzhi No. 13 unplaced genomic scaffold, S_indicum_v1.0 C00660, whole genome shotgun sequence, the sequence TGGCCAAAACAAAGCACACGTTAACTGCACAATATAACTCTGGTGAGACCCAACACCAAGCAAGACACAGTAAAGAAAAACAGGGTCACGAAATCCCGGGCTGACCATTTCCGGACAGGCTTGGATTCGACCCGCAAACTTTTGGCCCTCCGGAGGGCGTCAACCTCCTTCAGCAAATCAAACTCCACTCCCTTCCTCTTCAACTCCTCCACGCACTTAGACAGCAGCGAGGAGTCCTCTTTCTCCCTCTCTAACATCTTTTCCAGATGAAATTCCACATCGGTCTTGTACCTGATCGCCCATATGAAACCAAGCGAGCAGAAGAGAGAGCAGAGAGACGGGATCCATGATTTCCTGCAGAAATGGGGCCCGTTTCCATATGAGGCGGCGctgaagaggaggaggagggcgGTGGAGTGAAAGACGAAGAAAAGGGAGTAGAGCTGAGTGATTTCTTTCCGGGTCGAATCCAATTGGGTTTCTTTGAGGGAGATCCGGTTGAGGATGAGCTCTTCCTCCTTCAGCCATTGCTTGAGGAGGAGCTTGTGGGTTGGGGTTCCGGCGATCTGGTGGAGCGGGTGCAGAGGCTTCGACTCcattattgatgatgatgatttgtTATCGGCTGGATCGGCCATATATTTTGAGATGAAGGTGGAGAAAGTAGTGATATTAGCGAGGGGGGGAAGAGATTAAGGAAAACTGTGAAGAGGAGCGGTTTTTGTACCCCAACGGTCGACTTTAGGTTTTGAAATCTGCAACGGTCGAATTCTGGGTCggtgataatattaatatctgactttaataattaatttaaaattagaccAAGGCATGTTGTGTCAACACCAAAAATTggatattttaatcatattgcTATACATCCAGATTAAGATTTGAATTTCCACCACTGTTACgattcaatttatatttttttattttatgattttcatttgattgacaaaatatatactttg encodes:
- the LOC105155212 gene encoding uncharacterized protein LOC105155212, with the translated sequence MADPADNKSSSSIMESKPLHPLHQIAGTPTHKLLLKQWLKEEELILNRISLKETQLDSTRKEITQLYSLFFVFHSTALLLLFSAASYGNGPHFCRKSWIPSLCSLFCSLGFIWAIRYKTDVEFHLEKMLEREKEDSSLLSKCVEELKRKGVEFDLLKEVDALRRAKSLRVESKPVRKWSARDFVTLFFFTVSCLVLGLTRVILCS